The Pseudodesulfovibrio senegalensis genome contains the following window.
CCCCTGTCTTCCAAGTTGCGGGGCGAAACCAAGTTCGGAACCCGGCACAGGGCTGCACTGGGCATCAGTGAAGGTACTGATGCTGTCACCGTGGTGATTTCCGAAGAGCGGGGCGATATTTCCTTGGCCATTGACGGCCGCCTGACCACAAATCTCGGCGAAGCCCGACTGCGTCGGTTGCTGCAAAAAGCGCTGGAGCACTGAGAAATGAAAAGTAACTGGGTTTACGCCGTCCTCGCCATTCTCCTTTCCGTTTTTTCCTGGTTTCTGGTGACGGGCCGGGAAAAGGTTGAGGTTCTTGCGGACATGTCTCTGGTCATGACCAATCCTCCCGAGGGGCTCATTATTGAAAGCGGCCTTCCCGACCATATCAAGGTGCGTGTGCGCGGCCCCAAGGGGCTGGTGCGTTCGCTGGTGGAAAAAACCCTGACGTATCCTCTGGACATCAGCAATCTTGAGGTTGGCGAGAGCGTGGTTGATATTCGCGAGGACCGTGTGCCGCTCTCTGCCGCCTTCGATATCGTGGAGATCAAGCCCAACCGCCTTGTGCTCAAGGTGGACCGCATGGCTTCCAAGGATATTCGTGTGGAGGCGGGGTGGAAGGGTACGATTAATCCCGATTATGAACTGAGCCGGGCGGAAGTGGAGCCGGACATGGTGGAGCTCAGGGGCCCTGAAACCGTGTTGCGCAAGATATCCTTCAACAAGGTGATCGTGCGCGAAGATTTTTCCGAAGAGGTCCCCTCCCTGTGGGAACGGGAAGTAGCCTTGGATTTGCCGGCGTCGGTGGAGGCATCACCCGGTCAGGTCAAGGCGATTCTGCATTTTTCCCCCAAGATGCGGCAGATATGGGTCAAGATTCCCTTGACCGTGCAAAGCCCCGAAGGTATCCGCGTCAAGCCGCGTCAGGACTATGTGCGGCTTTTGCTGGAAGGCCCCGTGTACCTTTTCCGCGATCGTCAGTTCCGAAACGACGTTGCCGCGGTTATCAAGGTTGGGGAGGATGCCCGGGCTGGAAAATATGAAATGGGGTACACCGTATTGCTTCCAGATGATTGTCGGCTGGAAAGAAAGAATCCCGAGACGATAAGTCTTACAATACGATAGGAGCGCTTTTCGCGTCCTGCCGGAGTATACGAGAATGAATCAGCGATTGTTCGGAACCGACGGCCTGCGCGGCCAGGTCAATATATTCCCAATGACTCCCGAGGTGGCCTTGCGACTTGGTCTGGCGGCTGGCCAGTATTTTCGCAATGGCAAGAAACGGCACAGGGTGGTTATCGGCAAGGATACACGCTTGTCGGGCTATGTGTTTGAAACCGCACTTACCTCCGGTTTTTGTGCCAACGGAATGGATGTTTTTCTTGTCGGCCCCATGCCGACTCCCGCC
Protein-coding sequences here:
- a CDS encoding CdaR family protein, giving the protein MKSNWVYAVLAILLSVFSWFLVTGREKVEVLADMSLVMTNPPEGLIIESGLPDHIKVRVRGPKGLVRSLVEKTLTYPLDISNLEVGESVVDIREDRVPLSAAFDIVEIKPNRLVLKVDRMASKDIRVEAGWKGTINPDYELSRAEVEPDMVELRGPETVLRKISFNKVIVREDFSEEVPSLWEREVALDLPASVEASPGQVKAILHFSPKMRQIWVKIPLTVQSPEGIRVKPRQDYVRLLLEGPVYLFRDRQFRNDVAAVIKVGEDARAGKYEMGYTVLLPDDCRLERKNPETISLTIR